GTTTTTAGGATAATACTTTCATATAAATATTATTGTGTCTTGATACAATCTGTAAAAACACATATCTCAAACACACAAGCCTGTATCATCTATATCCAttataaaatgttttaaaaattctACATGATTAGCATAAAGAGAAAGAGGATTATAATAACAAAGtaataaaaaggttttttttaattttattttacaagtttaaaaaaatagtttttaattcaaaggaaacaaattaaaaataaaaccccATTGAAGATATGAACATAGTACAAATAGAGAAGAGTAATGGCTAAAATTAGATATGGAAGTTTgaatatagttttattttatatcaatagatataaactattaaataaatttgacgGTTTATTTTTTCTACTTCATAGGTGATGTATTAAGAACTTAATTGAATCTTTacttaaaaattacttttatatttaCAACTTAAATttccaaaaataaatttataatctcTCAAACAAATGCCCCTTAAAAAGTATTGGAGTATTCAAATTTTATAGTTAACTATTGAATTTCTAACAATTTATTATagtttttagaaaagaaaaataaaaaaaaataaaatttattaatggTCCACCTTTCACCTATGACACTATTATTGAATTTGCTTCCTTTTGGAAATTGTAAGGCTTTAATTTGACTTTTAGTGGGAAAGCATTAATTTTACTTTTTGTATTTAAGTATTGTTATATTTTTCCTCTACACGTTTCTAAGATTTATCATTGAgtcaaatataaacaaatatgactatccaaaaaatatattttaaaaatcataatTGAAAATGATTGACATAAATTATCAAATTTAAATGTAAAATATTAGTTTCATATCaactattaataaataaaatgttgggcatgttaaaaaaaaattgatttatatacctaatatattaaaaatatttttttcgtaaagtaaattttaaattaattttatcttCTAAATATCAATATCtaataaaacttataaaaaaaataaacaaccgACATATAATATTTTGGGCTATAAATATGAGACATAAGTTTCACCATTGTTGCAAAGAAACATGGCTTTAAAGTTTGAGACTATTCTTCTTGTCATCATTTTTGGTAAATCTTTGAACTCATCTACTCTCTTCCTTTTTAATTTCTttctaaaacaaaaaaataaataaacttataaatttataaaatataacttTCTTGTTTATGATTCAGGTGCAATTCTTTTGGATGGCAATCTGAAAATTGTTGAAGCTTGCCCCCAATTTTGCTTTGATGATGCTGCATACATGATTTGTCCTTCTTCAGGAAATAAACACCTCAGTCCAGGATGCAACTGTTGTTTTGCATCTACTGGTTGTACAATTTACAAAGCAGATGGAACTTCTCTTTGTACTAAGAATTGAAATATATAAGGATGTGATGTGAATGTCTCTATTCACATGCACAGAATAATCACTCTTCTAATTTCAATAAATGTGTTACAAAACAATTATAATGTAATTTGTAATATGAAAAATACAACAGCCATAAACTATTACTTGATACTTTTATGCCtttatgattttattattttccGGTTTAATATTTTATACAAATTCTCATGCTACATAATAGAATTCACATGATATTATAATTAGAATTTGACGCATTTCAATTCTATAAAATCGATTTGTAAAATAGAGGTATcactttatataattttttaaggtTCTATTAATAATTAAtgtgaaatttaaatttttttcaatgcATTCCTTCACATTTAATAGTATTGAATTTAGTGCTTGAATATAAATGATGGATGATATGTGATCTCATCAATATGCTTTTAGTACTATATTAAAATTAGAAGTTAAACTAACTCAGTGACCCATAAGATTGGTTGTTAGCTAAACATGAATGGTGAAGTGCCATAGCAAGAAGGTAAAGGATTTATTTCTAAAGATGTATGAGCAAAGCTACCGGACTACATTTTAAAGTAAGTTAGGATAGAGCTACCCTTAGAGCATACACATAAATAGTTTTTTAAAAGTCACCCTCtgtcagaaaataatattaattaaatcaattacacACCTATTTATAAAGCACATGTcagaaaatattattaattaaatcaattgaaCAATTATTCATAAAGCACCATTGCTTTTTGCAACAACGTGGTAATggcataattttttaattttatccaaTAATCTATTGAATTGGAGTATATTTTGAAATTAGTGAG
The sequence above is a segment of the Vicia villosa cultivar HV-30 ecotype Madison, WI unplaced genomic scaffold, Vvil1.0 ctg.001177F_1_1, whole genome shotgun sequence genome. Coding sequences within it:
- the LOC131633793 gene encoding proteinase inhibitor PSI-1.2-like; its protein translation is MALKFETILLVIIFGAILLDGNLKIVEACPQFCFDDAAYMICPSSGNKHLSPGCNCCFASTGCTIYKADGTSLCTKN